The following coding sequences lie in one Nocardioides sambongensis genomic window:
- a CDS encoding LacI family DNA-binding transcriptional regulator codes for MTTPPSEAPDGGHGSGSGTGSTGSGGGTGTAASNGSGAPTLDEVARLAGVSRATASRAINGGNRVSAAAQAAVDAAVTTLGYTPNPAARSLVTRRTDSVALVVPEPDERVFSDPFFIHTLRSVNRVLAPKDLQLVLLLAQPGEEERRMLRYLRRRHIDGAIVVSHHRSDRLPDHLAALGLPCVFVGRPWTSADKVAYVDTDNLGGGRAATELLVEQGCARIANIAGPDDMAAGRDRLDGWRSAMRAAGLADDLVEPGDFTEAGGGAAAEALLERCPDLDGIVAASDLMAAGALRVLEAAGRRVPQDVRVVGYDDLGLAETSSLTTVRNPIGEMAEQATRMLLEQIDDERVPRALRVIFPPALVRRGSA; via the coding sequence GTGACCACACCGCCGTCCGAGGCTCCCGACGGCGGGCACGGCTCCGGCAGCGGCACCGGCAGCACCGGCAGCGGCGGCGGCACCGGCACCGCCGCGAGCAACGGCTCTGGTGCCCCGACCCTGGACGAGGTGGCCCGCCTGGCCGGGGTGTCCCGGGCGACCGCGTCCCGGGCGATCAACGGCGGCAACCGGGTCTCCGCCGCGGCGCAGGCCGCCGTCGACGCCGCGGTGACGACGCTGGGCTACACGCCGAATCCGGCGGCGCGGAGCCTGGTCACGCGTCGTACCGACTCGGTGGCGCTGGTGGTGCCCGAGCCCGACGAGCGGGTCTTCTCCGACCCGTTCTTCATCCACACCCTGCGCTCGGTCAACCGGGTGCTCGCGCCGAAGGACCTGCAGCTGGTGCTGCTGCTCGCCCAGCCGGGCGAGGAGGAGCGGCGGATGCTGCGCTACCTGCGGCGCCGGCACATCGACGGCGCCATCGTGGTCTCCCACCACCGCAGCGACCGGCTCCCCGACCACCTGGCCGCGCTCGGCCTGCCGTGCGTCTTCGTGGGCCGGCCGTGGACCAGCGCCGACAAGGTCGCCTACGTCGACACCGACAACCTCGGCGGTGGCCGCGCGGCCACCGAGCTCCTCGTGGAGCAGGGGTGCGCGCGGATCGCGAACATCGCCGGCCCCGACGACATGGCCGCCGGCCGGGACCGGCTGGACGGGTGGCGCAGCGCGATGCGGGCGGCGGGTCTGGCCGACGACCTGGTCGAGCCGGGCGACTTCACCGAGGCCGGCGGCGGCGCCGCGGCCGAGGCCCTGCTGGAGCGCTGCCCCGACCTGGACGGCATCGTCGCCGCCTCGGACCTGATGGCCGCCGGCGCCCTCCGGGTGCTCGAGGCCGCCGGCCGGAGGGTGCCGCAGGACGTGCGCGTGGTCGGGTACGACGACCTCGGCCTCGCCGAGACCTCATCGCTGACCACCGTGCGCAACCCGATCGGCGAGATGGCCGAGCAGGCCACCCGGATGCTGCTGGAGCAGATCGACGACGAGCGGGTGCCGCGGGCGCTGCGGGTGATCTTCCCGCCGGCGCTGGTGCGGCGCGGCAGCGCGTAG
- a CDS encoding carbohydrate ABC transporter permease codes for MLDTVDFWQAMLNSIIVSTVCAVSVVFFSTLAGYAFAKLQFRGSNALMAFVVLTMAVPVQLAMVPLFILMRDYNLLDTLAAVALPTLVTAFGVFFMRQYLVDAVPTELIEAARVDGCTQIRTFWTVAMPAARPAMAILFLFTFMQVWTDYMWPLVALQKTETLQLALDRLALTGQGQTTDYALVLAGTGMATIPLLLLFVVAGRQLVAGIMQGAVKG; via the coding sequence GTGCTGGACACCGTCGACTTCTGGCAGGCGATGCTCAACAGCATCATCGTCTCGACCGTCTGCGCGGTCTCGGTGGTCTTCTTCTCCACCCTCGCCGGCTACGCCTTCGCCAAGCTGCAATTCCGCGGCTCCAACGCGCTGATGGCGTTCGTGGTGCTCACCATGGCGGTGCCGGTGCAGCTGGCGATGGTGCCGCTGTTCATCCTGATGCGCGACTACAACCTGCTCGACACCCTGGCCGCGGTCGCGCTGCCCACCCTGGTCACCGCGTTCGGCGTCTTCTTCATGCGTCAGTACCTCGTCGACGCAGTGCCGACCGAGCTGATCGAGGCCGCCCGGGTCGACGGCTGCACCCAGATCCGCACCTTCTGGACGGTCGCGATGCCGGCCGCCAGGCCCGCGATGGCGATCCTGTTCCTGTTCACCTTCATGCAGGTCTGGACCGACTACATGTGGCCGCTGGTCGCGCTGCAGAAGACCGAGACCCTGCAGCTCGCGCTCGACCGGCTGGCGCTGACCGGCCAGGGGCAGACCACCGACTACGCCCTCGTCCTCGCCGGCACCGGGATGGCCACCATCCCGCTGCTGCTGCTGTTCGTCGTCGCCGGCCGCCAGCTCGTGGCCGGCATCATGCAAGGAGCCGTCAAGGGATGA
- a CDS encoding GH1 family beta-glucosidase, whose protein sequence is MNPPTSTSTGTRFPADFVWGAATASYQIEGAVDADGRTTSIWDTFARVPGAVIDGDTGDVACDHYHRYPTDVALIKELGFGAYRFSVAWPRVRPDGGAPNPAGIAFYDRLVDELLGAGVAPWLTLYHWDLPQALEDAGGWTDRDTTDRFVDYALTLYDALGDRVDRWTTLNEPWCSAFLGYTGGQHAPGRQEGIAGIVAAHHLMLAHGKATAALRERMGARSAGAGGDQEVGITLNLTVPEPFDPSRPGDVEAAADVDTFWNRMFLDPIFTGTYEPRLAERTEGRTWQGSKWQEFVRDGDLEVISAPLDFLGVNYYHGDAPSTAEHTPEDLVDTRGRRPDRPTVSPYPAGVPMSFPRRGLPTTGQDWEIQPDGLRVLLQRLRDDYLAPLADRQQVPPIYITENGAAFPDDTVVDGRVDDADRCDFFEGHLRATAAAIDAGVDVRGYFAWSLLDNFEWAYGYGQRFGIVHVDYETQVRTPKSSALWFSAVIGAGGLPGVAPGVD, encoded by the coding sequence ATGAACCCACCCACCAGCACCTCCACCGGCACCCGCTTTCCGGCCGACTTCGTCTGGGGCGCCGCCACGGCGTCGTACCAGATCGAGGGGGCGGTCGACGCCGACGGACGCACCACCTCCATCTGGGACACCTTCGCCCGCGTGCCGGGCGCGGTCATCGACGGCGACACCGGCGACGTGGCCTGCGACCACTACCACCGCTACCCCACCGACGTGGCGCTGATCAAGGAGCTCGGCTTCGGCGCCTACCGGTTCTCGGTGGCGTGGCCGCGGGTCCGCCCCGACGGCGGGGCGCCGAACCCGGCCGGCATCGCGTTCTACGACCGGCTGGTCGACGAGCTGCTCGGCGCCGGCGTCGCGCCCTGGCTGACCCTCTACCACTGGGACCTGCCCCAGGCCCTCGAGGACGCCGGCGGCTGGACCGACCGCGACACGACGGACCGGTTCGTCGACTACGCGCTCACCCTGTACGACGCCCTCGGCGACCGCGTCGACCGGTGGACCACCCTCAACGAGCCCTGGTGCTCGGCGTTCCTCGGCTACACCGGCGGGCAGCACGCGCCGGGACGCCAGGAGGGGATCGCGGGGATCGTCGCCGCCCACCACCTGATGCTCGCCCACGGCAAGGCCACCGCGGCGCTGCGGGAGCGGATGGGCGCGCGGTCGGCGGGTGCCGGGGGCGACCAGGAGGTGGGGATCACGCTCAACCTGACCGTCCCGGAGCCGTTCGACCCGTCCCGTCCCGGCGACGTCGAGGCGGCCGCCGACGTCGACACGTTCTGGAACCGGATGTTCCTCGACCCGATCTTCACCGGGACCTACGAGCCCCGCCTCGCCGAGCGCACCGAGGGCCGGACCTGGCAGGGCAGCAAGTGGCAGGAGTTCGTGCGCGACGGCGACCTGGAGGTCATCTCCGCCCCGCTGGACTTCCTCGGCGTGAACTACTACCACGGCGACGCGCCCTCCACCGCCGAGCACACCCCGGAGGACCTGGTCGACACGCGGGGCCGGCGCCCCGATCGGCCCACCGTGTCGCCCTACCCGGCGGGCGTGCCGATGTCGTTCCCGCGGCGGGGCCTGCCCACCACCGGTCAGGACTGGGAGATCCAGCCCGACGGGCTGCGGGTGCTGCTGCAGCGGCTGCGCGACGACTACCTGGCGCCGCTGGCGGACAGGCAGCAGGTGCCGCCGATCTACATCACCGAGAACGGCGCGGCCTTCCCCGACGACACCGTGGTGGACGGCCGGGTCGACGACGCGGACCGGTGTGACTTCTTCGAGGGACACCTGCGCGCGACGGCGGCGGCGATCGACGCCGGCGTGGACGTGCGCGGCTACTTCGCGTGGTCGCTGCTGGACAACTTCGAGTGGGCCTACGGCTACGGCCAGCGGTTCGGGATCGTGCACGTCGACTACGAGACGCAGGTGCGCACACCGAAGTCGAGCGCGCTGTGGTTCAGCGCGGTGATCGGCGCGGGTGGGCTGCCCGGGGTCGCTCCAGGGGTGGACTAA